AAGGGAGCGCCGCATGCCCGGACCGAGGCAACCGCCTCACGGTTAGCGCTGGTGTTCCGTGGAAGCCCGCCCGGCACGCCGGTAGGCGTGCCCGGCAGGACCCGCGAAATCGGAGTTGGAACGTGGACTGGAGCGCCGGCCCATTCTCCGCAGAGTGACCGACCAGTGAGAGCCACCACCTACATGTAGTCTAATCAGTACTGCAAGAGAGCAGATCTCTCGCGGTCCCCCGTCCGGATATCCCACACCCGAATAGAAGAGCTTTATTCGGGGACTGCCGGTTAAATATAGCGCGCGTGGAGAACACTCGCCAATAACGCATCATTTACGGGACCCAGCAGCTATCCGGGTCGTACTGGCAGACCCCCCCAATCAAGACTATTCGATATTAAATATATCTGTCATAGTGTCCCGAAGGCCTTCAACAAGGCACTCACGTGTCCTCTCCGCCGGCAAACAGCCCCTCTAGAACCCAGTAATCTCATCGTAGTAGTCCGTTAAGACATTGTTTCGGTAGTATGGTGAATATTACCATTATCTAAGAGGATAGAATAAATCTACAATATGTTTCCGAGGTTAGAGGTCAGTGGGACCGGTTCTGTTCGTTCTGGAAGTATAGATCCCCCCTCATCAAAGTGATGATTCATTAACTTTTCTAAGTTTACCGCACATGTCAAAAGAAGACATCGCCCATGATGGGCGCGAACCGGTCGACGGCCAAATGGGGGGCAGTGGGTATCTGGTCACGCCGCAGAGCGATGCGGAACCGGAGATGAGCGTCGTAATGCCGACACTCAACGAGGAGGAGGGTATCGTCGAGTGTGTCAGGCGGATTCGGACGGCAATCGAAGCGCTCGAGATATACACGGAGATCGTCGTGAGTGACAGTTCGACGGACCGAACACCGACGATAGCACGTAGCCTCGGTGCGAGGGTCGTCACGCCGGATCAGTACGGATACGGCTACGCCTATCGGTACGCCTTCGACCGGACACGAGGGGAGTACATCGTGATGGGCGACGCGGACACGACGTACGACTTCGAATCAATTCCACGGCTACTCGAACCCGTCCGGAACGGCGATGCGGACATCTGTATGGGTAGTCGATTGAAGGGAACAATCGAGAAGGGGTCGATGCCGACGTTGCACAAGCACATCGGGAATCCGCTGTTGACCAAGTTCCTCAACAGTTTCTACGGAGCAGGCGTTAGCGACGCTCACAGTGGATTCAGAGTGTTTTCGCGGGAGGCGCTCGAAACGCTCGATCTACGATCGAACGGTATGGAGTTCGCCAGCGAGATGATAATGGAGGCCGGGGCGAAGGGGCTCGAAATCGCCGAGGTCCCGATTGTCTACCACGAGCGTGAGGGCGAAGAGACGCTTGAGAGCTTCCGAGACGGCTGGCGACACGTTCGGTTCATGCTCGTCAACGCTCCCGACTACCTATTTGCCTATCCGGCAATCGGTGCCGTGACGGCCGGGGTAGTCCTGATTGCGCTGTCGCTCGTAGGGATAACTCTCGGGAGTGTGACGTTCGGCCTGGGGACGCTGATGAGCGGGGTGGTGGCCACGCTCGTCGGGTACCAGATCCTGGCGCTCGCGCTTTTCAGCTCCATCGCAGGGGATCCGATTCAAAATACGGACAACCGGCTCATAGAGAACGTCCGACATCGGTTCCAGCTGGAACAGGTGCTCCTCGGTGGCATCATAGTGGCTGGCCTCGGCCTCGCGTGGTTCGGCCACGTGATGGGTCAGAGCGATGCCATCGAGACGGTCGGTTCCTCAACCATTGGAGCGTTACTACTTGCGTCGACGGTCGTGGTCATCGGGCTACAGACGGTCTTCAATTCGTTTTTTCTCACACTGATCGACCGGCAATGAGCAGTACTGTCCACTCCGGCCCTGGCCGTCGAAAGGGAGCGGTATTACAAAAGGGGTTGTCGGCCCCCGTCCCAACCGACACAGACATGAGTCGATCGGTGCACTCGTCGGCGGCCCACCAGTGTGGTCTGTCCGACGTCGGGTTGGGACGGGGAACCTCGAGACGTTGGAATACGGGGGGGAGCCTCGCGTTTCAACAACCACCGGTAGTGATCCAGGAACGACTCTCACAGGCATCGATCGGAGCAGACTACACGATCATCGCTGGGCGTGGTTCACCGTGAAGATCGCGTTCGTCTACGATGCTGTCTATCCCTGGGAGAAGGGTGGGGCACAGAAGCGGGTGTGGGAGATCGCTCGCCGACTCGCGTCGGACCACGAGATCCACATGTTCGGGATGAAGTACTGGGACGGGCCGGCCGTCATCGAACGAGAGGGGGTGGTCCTCCACGGGGTGTGTGAACCTTACGACCTCTACACCGACGGCCGTCGGTCGATCACGCAAGCGATACAGTTCTCGCTGCACCTGGCCCGACCGTTGCTGTCCGAGGAGTTCGACGTCATCGACTGTCAGCAGTTCCCCTACTTCCCGATATTCGTCTCATCCCTCCACGAGACTCTGACCGGGTCCTCGCTGGTCGTGACGTGGTACGAGGTCTGGGACCAATACTGGATGGACTATCTCGGCTACAAGGGCGTGTTCGGGCGGTCGATAGAACAGATTACTGTCAGGTTACCGGACGAGATCGTCTCGATTTCGGGCGCGATCCAGGAGGACCTTCGCGGTATCGGGCGGCGGTCGAACGTCTCGGTGGTTCCGAACGGCGTGGACTTCGACGGCCTCCAAGCGGTCCCCGAATCCGACGCTGATCCGGACATCGTGTACGTCGGCCGGCTCTCGGAACACAAGAACGTCGATCTACTGTTGGATGCGGTGGCACAGATCACTGCCTCCTCGACGGCCGACGTGTCGTGTACAATCGTCGGCGACGGCCCGGAACGCGAGCGTCTAGAGGCACATGCCTGCGAGGTGGGCGTCGCGGAGCAGGTCACTTTCCGCGGCTTCGTCGAAGCGGACGACGACGTCGTCGGGATCATCAAGTCGGCGACGGTCTTCGTGTTGCCCTCGGAGCGGGAGGGGTTCCCCAACACGATTCTCGAGGCGAACGCGTGTGGCATCCCCGCGATCGTCGCCGATTACGAGGAGAACGGCGGAACAGCGGTCGTCGACGACGGTGTGAACGGGTTCGTCGTCGAGCCCACACCTGAAGCCTTCGCCGACCGCATCGAACACGTGCTGACCGACGAGACGGCACGGGCCGACCTGGCGACCGACGCACGGGAGTTCGGAAAGCGCCACGATTGGGACCGGATCGTCGACCAATTAGCCGATAAATACCGGGATCTAGCGTGAGACGCTGCACGGGCACTCCGCGAAAGTTGTACATACCAATGGGTATCTGCTGAAATTTTCATCCGCTATGGCAACTGCCGAAACGAGAGCGGTGGTAACCGGGGGTGCCGGTTTCATCGGTTCATAGCTCACGGAACGACTACTTTCCGACGGGCGTGACGTGCTCGTCATCGACTCACTCGAAACCGGACGGAACGAATTCGTTCCACAGGCCGCCGAATTCAGCGAACTGGACCTTCGTTCGGATACCCTCGAGACAGCGCTCGAGGGGTTCGACCCACACGAGATCTTCCACCTGGCCGCGATCCACTACGTCCCGTACTGTAACGAGAACCCGGGCGAGGCGTTCGACGTCAACATCATGGGGACGCGAAACCTTTTCGAGTCCGTAAAGGAGATCTCGACGGTCGAGACAGTGGTGAACACGTCGTCCGCAGCGGTCTATCCGTCCAGAGAGCGGGCGCTGTCGGAAGACGTCACTCCCGACCCGATGGACGTCTACGGCAAAACGAAACTGGTCGGTGAGGACCTCGCGAACCGGCTCGGGACCGAGTCGGAGGTGACGACCGTCTCCGCTCGGCTCTTCAACGTCTACGGCCCACAGGAGACGAATCCGCACCTCATCCCCGCGATCTTGGAACAGATCCGCGACGGGAGTGAAACGATCGAGCTCGGGAATCTCTCGCCGAGACGGGATTTCGTCCACGTCGACGACGTCACGCGTGCGCTGATGGCGCTGGCGGACCTCGACGAATCGGCGCCGAGAGCGTTCAACGTCGGCTCCGGGAAGGCGTGGTCGGTGC
The DNA window shown above is from Haloarcula halobia and carries:
- a CDS encoding DPM/DPG synthase family glycosyltransferase → MSKEDIAHDGREPVDGQMGGSGYLVTPQSDAEPEMSVVMPTLNEEEGIVECVRRIRTAIEALEIYTEIVVSDSSTDRTPTIARSLGARVVTPDQYGYGYAYRYAFDRTRGEYIVMGDADTTYDFESIPRLLEPVRNGDADICMGSRLKGTIEKGSMPTLHKHIGNPLLTKFLNSFYGAGVSDAHSGFRVFSREALETLDLRSNGMEFASEMIMEAGAKGLEIAEVPIVYHEREGEETLESFRDGWRHVRFMLVNAPDYLFAYPAIGAVTAGVVLIALSLVGITLGSVTFGLGTLMSGVVATLVGYQILALALFSSIAGDPIQNTDNRLIENVRHRFQLEQVLLGGIIVAGLGLAWFGHVMGQSDAIETVGSSTIGALLLASTVVVIGLQTVFNSFFLTLIDRQ
- a CDS encoding glycosyltransferase family 4 protein, whose translation is MKIAFVYDAVYPWEKGGAQKRVWEIARRLASDHEIHMFGMKYWDGPAVIEREGVVLHGVCEPYDLYTDGRRSITQAIQFSLHLARPLLSEEFDVIDCQQFPYFPIFVSSLHETLTGSSLVVTWYEVWDQYWMDYLGYKGVFGRSIEQITVRLPDEIVSISGAIQEDLRGIGRRSNVSVVPNGVDFDGLQAVPESDADPDIVYVGRLSEHKNVDLLLDAVAQITASSTADVSCTIVGDGPERERLEAHACEVGVAEQVTFRGFVEADDDVVGIIKSATVFVLPSEREGFPNTILEANACGIPAIVADYEENGGTAVVDDGVNGFVVEPTPEAFADRIEHVLTDETARADLATDAREFGKRHDWDRIVDQLADKYRDLA